A stretch of the Capra hircus breed San Clemente chromosome 10, ASM170441v1, whole genome shotgun sequence genome encodes the following:
- the WDR89 gene encoding WD repeat-containing protein 89, whose amino-acid sequence MEKIEEQFANLNIVKRSSETKEPTYLLGIDTSKTVQTEKGSLVAVLCSNGSIRIYDKERLNVIREFRGYPGLNGVKFANSHDSVYSSCTDGTVKCWDARLASGKPVQLFKGYPSNIFISFDISSNDHVICAGTEKVDDDALLVFWDARINSQDLSTTKEPLGAYSETHSDDITQVCFHPSNPNMVVSGSTDGLVNVFDISADTEDDALVTTCNSVSSVSFIGWSGKDYKQIYCMTHDEGFCWWDLNHLDTDEPITCLNIPDVREVINVKEGILDYLIGGLYHEKTDKLFVVGGTNTGIIHIMSCMTSGLVHVTSLQGGHAATVRSFCWNMQDDSLLTGGEDAQLLLWKPGAVEKTFTKKDSMKIASSVYQRVRVHSNDSYKRRKNQ is encoded by the coding sequence ATGGAGAAGATTGAAGAACAATTTGCCAACTTGAACATTGTTAAACGTTCctcagaaactaaagagcctactTACCTGCTTGGCATAGACACATCAAAGACTgtacaaacagaaaaaggaagctTGGTTGCTGTTTTATGTTCTAATGGATCAATCAGAATATATGATAAAGAAAGGTTAAATGTAATACGAGAATTTAGAGGATATCCTGGACTTAATGGAGTCAAGTTTGCAAATTCCCATGACAGTGTGTATTCCTCATGCACTGATGGCACTGTGAAGTGTTGGGATGCTCGACTGGCCAGTGGAAAGCCTGTCCAGCTGTTCAAGGGTTACCCTTCCaatatttttatcagttttgaTATAAGTTCTAATGATCATGTCATTTGTGCTGGTACAGAAAAAGTTGATGATGATGCATTGTTGGTATTTTGGGATGCCAGAATTAATTCTCAGGACTTGTCTACTACCAAAGAGCCACTTGGTGCATATTCAGAGACACATAGTGATGATATCACTCAAGTATGTTTCCATCCCAGTAATCCAAACATGGTAGTCTCAGGTTCAACTGATGGCCTGGTAAATGTATTTGATATTAGCGCAGATACTGAAGACGATGCACTGGTCACAACCTGTAACTCAGTTTCATCAGTAAGCTTTATTGGTTGGTCTGGGAAAGATTATAAACAGATTTACTGCATGACACATGATGAGGGATTTTGTTGGTGGGATCTTAATCATCTGGATACAGATGAACCAATTACATGTTTGAACATTCCAGATGTCAGAGAAGTAATTAACGTGAAAGAAGGGATTTTGGACTATTTGATTGGTGGCCTATATCATGAAAAGACAGACAAATTATTTGTTGTTGGAGGGACAAACACAGGAATCATTCACATAATGAGCTGTATGACATCAGGATTGGTCCATGTGACCAGCCTTCAAGGAGGGCATGCTGCTACAGTCCGGTCCTTCTGTTGGAATATGCAGGATGATTCTTTGCTAACTGGAGGAGAAGACGCACAGTTGTTACTTTGGAAACCTGGAGCAGTAGAGAAGACATTTACAAAGAAAGACAGCATGAAAATAGCATCCTCTGTATACCAGCGAGTTCGCGTTCACAGTAATGATTCTTATAAGAGAAGGAAAAACCAATGA